From the genome of Alicyclobacillus sp. SO9:
AATAGGTCATCGGACTTCCGATTGATGTAAAGAATGGCAAGGGGCCAATCTTATTTAGTAGACCGAGTATAAACGTCAGCATAATCTCAGGAACCCACAAGAGGTTGAGCAAGCTGACGGCTAGCATACCCCAAGCAAACATCGGCAGACGATTCCACGTTAGTCCGGGGGCACGTTTGAAGATAATTGTCGCGGTCAAGTTTAGCGCAACAATGATTGTCGAGCACAACAGGATAAACACACCGAGATAATAGAAAATAATCCCGTTCCCAGTAGATGCTGCAAGCGGTTCATATCCCCGCCAACCTGTTGACCACTCGCCGAGAATTGGGCTGAGGGCGACAGTCATGATACCGGCTGTAACAAACCACACACTCATTCCCGAAAGTCTTGGAAAGGCACTTTTGTTTGTACCTACCATCATTGGAACCAAGTAGTTGCCCAGACCTCCGACCATAGCTACGGTTCCAACGGAAAACATCATGACGGTTCCATGAACACCAACGGTAGATAAGTACTGTTGGGGATACTGAAACAGCCACATGTGATCGCTCATCAACTGCAACCGCATTAACATGGCAGCTGTACCTGCAATCAGAAAGCCTATACCCGAGGATACAAGGTACTGAATGCCGACCACTTTGTGATCAAGGCTGAACTCAAAATACTTGCGCCACCCAATTGCCTTGGGATAAGGCACTGGATAACCGAAGGACGGTTTAAGTAAACCTTCCCAGGTACCAGTCCCGAGCGTCCATCCCGCAATAGCCGCGGCCCACGCGAACACGACGGATACGTCGGTGACAAACTCAAACGGTTTGTTTTTATTAGGGTGCAAAATGACTACAAGTGTGTTCACTACGATAAACCCGATGGTTGCCCACAACGCGCCCCGGATGACTGGCGGCATTCTTCGATGACGACCCAGTTGGGTCTGGACTTGCGTTTGCGGGTCAACGACAGGAGTTGTACTCATCACATTTCCTCCTTTGACTGTAGACTGTACTTCACTCACGCTTTAGAGCAGTGAATCAGGAGCCCTGCAGCTTCTTCTCCTGTTGTACCCAAGCACTAAAGTTGGACGGAGAAACGACCTTGACGCTGCTTTCCATAAACGGATGGCCAGGCCCGCAAACTTCGGCGCACTGAACTCGGAGCATCGGGTTGTTTGCCGTAGAGTTAATTTTCGTGGGAGTGATGTACTCGTAACGTGTTTCCCCTGGAATCACGTCGGTTTTCATACCGAACGCTGGAATCCAAAAGCTATGAATGACGTCAACTTGATAATCATAGCTGTGGTTAAAGTCAAAGGAGCGAAGAACAAATTTTACCGGACGGTTTTTGGGAAGCACCAGAATGTCTTCACCATTCTTGTCCACTGCTTGACTAATTCCGTATTGGGGGTAACTAAACTTCCATTCCCATTGCCGCGCTGTAACGTCAATCACGAGCGCCTTGGGATTCTTATTGGTATGAACCGCATCGTTGAAATAGGTTTGCGCTGCCGATGCGGTCGGGTGAATAAACAGCATTAGGTTGATAATCAAGGACAACGTGATCCACGTCGTGACATAAGCCTTGTTGAATTTAAAACGTCCAGTCTGGTTTGGCTGGCCTTTGCGGTACCTAAACGGTATTATCGCGTAAAACAGCATTAGCACGACAAACACAAAGATAGGTGCCACTGTCAGGAAAATAAACTCCGCAGCACGCTGACCGTCCGCTGCTTGGCTCGATGCCACGTAGTAATAAAAGTGAGAACCCAACACGTAGGCCGCCCATTCAGCAAGGGCGCTCAGAACTACCCACCAAAGAAAAAAACTTATGCGGTGTCGCATCTCGTGTCTTACCCCCTTGTATCAGTCATCGTTATGGGAATACCAATGTCACAGTTAAAGCAGTGTTAAGCTTTCAGGATGTTGATTTCACCTTTCATGCCTGCTTCATAGTGACGGAAGCCTTGTACGAAACAGCCGTACAGCCATTTCCCCGGCTTATTAGGCACTGTAAAATCCATTTGAATGGTTCCGCCTGGATCGAGCGTTGGACTAAAATTACCATTGCCAGGAGCAGTAATCAGCCACGGATGCGGCTTTACCAAACTGGTGACGTGGGCTTTATTGGCTGCCAGGTTATCGACAGAGTCCGCCTTCGAAATGGTGACATCCACACCATCCCAGAAGTCTTCTTTAAATTGCGTTTTCACCGGACCGAAGGGACTCGGAATTGTGTCAAAGCCGCGTCCAATCATCATTTCATGGAAACGATTTGGGCTGGTGTTGTGCAGGAGAATACTGACTCTATCTCCAACCTTCCACGTCATCCGATTCGGGACATAGTAGTAGTCTCCCTGATATACATGAATGAGTCCTTGTTCAACCGGAGGCTGCCCACCAATGGACTGAGCAGCGCGAGCAATTACGCCGCGACCAAACAATCCGACAGCGCCTGCAACGGCCAAACCGCTGACGCCTAAGACAAATTGTCTGCGGCTCCAATCAGTTTGCTCATCTCCGTTCGGAGGCTCAATTCCTAAGTTATCGTAATCCGCCATCCTTCTAACCCTCCTCATCATTTAATCTGGACAGACGGTGATCCTCCAGGTGTCACTTTAAATACATCCCAATCCCCAGTTCCATGCTGTGTGTTGTTAGGGAATTGCGGGAATCTGTTCAGCAAGTTCATCATTCGATACGTGCCAACCTTGTCTGCAGTAAATGTGAACTTGAGAGAATGACCGGGATATGCACCTGCACCCGGGTTAGCGACAATTGCCTTAATCGAATCACCAGCGTTCTTAAACGCCAGTTGGTGGCTCTTTGGCGTGTATATGCCGATGTCCTCCGGTATCCCGCCATCATTGATAAACTTGACATGAACCGTGTATCCAACGGGAATGTTGATTTGCATTTGTCCGTTGGCATAGCCGTTAAAGTTCTGGCGCTCGTTGTTACGAGTCGATCCACCCTTGATGGTCAAATTTACAGTCTTGGTCGCCGTGTCTACTTTCATCCATTTTGGATGTGCATTTGTAGTTGCGTTCCCGCACCCCGTCAACAGCAAGCCCGCACCTATGGCAACCGCAAGCGTTTTTCTCATGTGAAACATTTCCAAATTACCCTCCTTCCATCTCTCGCGGTCCAAATCAGTTGATGCTTTTCCGAATTTCCGATAGAACCCCCCCTCTCAACGGTTCGCAGGACAGGATAGCTCTATAGTTTGACAATCTAATTGTCTAATAGGGTCCTGAGATGAACCGCCGAACACGAAGAAAGCGCCATCAGGCCAGGTCATGAAGTTACGCCTACTCTCCCAATGAACTCGCTTTAAAAATGTTAACTGCGTCTATTATAGTCACTTTTTTGACACAATTACAAGCATATTTCCTGTTGACTTTGTGTTAGCACATGCTAACAAACAGTGCCATATGTATACTTTCTGCTACAGACAGAGCTGCCAGCCGATTGGGGTCATGGACCCCAAGGCTATAGAGAGTATAGTATAGTCACCTT
Proteins encoded in this window:
- a CDS encoding cytochrome c oxidase subunit II, yielding MRHRISFFLWWVVLSALAEWAAYVLGSHFYYYVASSQAADGQRAAEFIFLTVAPIFVFVVLMLFYAIIPFRYRKGQPNQTGRFKFNKAYVTTWITLSLIINLMLFIHPTASAAQTYFNDAVHTNKNPKALVIDVTARQWEWKFSYPQYGISQAVDKNGEDILVLPKNRPVKFVLRSFDFNHSYDYQVDVIHSFWIPAFGMKTDVIPGETRYEYITPTKINSTANNPMLRVQCAEVCGPGHPFMESSVKVVSPSNFSAWVQQEKKLQGS
- a CDS encoding cbb3-type cytochrome c oxidase subunit I; this translates as MSTTPVVDPQTQVQTQLGRHRRMPPVIRGALWATIGFIVVNTLVVILHPNKNKPFEFVTDVSVVFAWAAAIAGWTLGTGTWEGLLKPSFGYPVPYPKAIGWRKYFEFSLDHKVVGIQYLVSSGIGFLIAGTAAMLMRLQLMSDHMWLFQYPQQYLSTVGVHGTVMMFSVGTVAMVGGLGNYLVPMMVGTNKSAFPRLSGMSVWFVTAGIMTVALSPILGEWSTGWRGYEPLAASTGNGIIFYYLGVFILLCSTIIVALNLTATIIFKRAPGLTWNRLPMFAWGMLAVSLLNLLWVPEIMLTFILGLLNKIGPLPFFTSIGSPMTYLQMFWLFGHPEVYIVVLPALAIWQEIMPVLSGKSLFARQWGIIGLVFVMLLSGFVWAHHLFPTMQNASILPISFFTEMISIPTGFAYMVVIGTLWKSRLKLNTPAVLVLMSMFNFLIGGLTGVFLADPMVNMQVHDTFFVVGHFHYTIIGGMIFSTFAALYYYLPKFSGRMYNDKWGLFGAFWIFLAFNATFSQFFLLGLRGMNRWVPVYPHYLQPMNFEVSIFAFLLGFGFLYNIGYIIWVWIKGPIAENNPWKSKTLEWTTPQPAVGENFKEIPVVTSGFYDYGEEG
- a CDS encoding sulfocyanin-like copper-binding protein, with the translated sequence MFHMRKTLAVAIGAGLLLTGCGNATTNAHPKWMKVDTATKTVNLTIKGGSTRNNERQNFNGYANGQMQINIPVGYTVHVKFINDGGIPEDIGIYTPKSHQLAFKNAGDSIKAIVANPGAGAYPGHSLKFTFTADKVGTYRMMNLLNRFPQFPNNTQHGTGDWDVFKVTPGGSPSVQIK